The proteins below come from a single Mugil cephalus isolate CIBA_MC_2020 chromosome 7, CIBA_Mcephalus_1.1, whole genome shotgun sequence genomic window:
- the LOC125010727 gene encoding histone-binding protein N1/N2-like, which produces MEEANKLIGTGKKHLVMGKAVEAVSALQEACGMLAKKFGDTADECGEAFFWYGKALLDLARMENTVLGNALEGVPEEEEEEGEEKPPKDSNIEGTENIDEKTRDELRVQVYDAMAEKKKEEGKQSEDAEKAEAGDEQRKTEKVEGDEEKKPDVNGSKPDESKDEKADKEAEKETAVKEDEEKSPEKENEEEKSAEEEADGEEEDGDEAEMDGDAEEQVEGEGTGDKDSDDEEVGNLQLAWEMLEVAKAIYTRKDTKEDQLMAAQAHLKLGEVSAESGNYTQALEDFQECLKLQVKHLDPDSRLLAETHYQLGVTYSLNLQYTEAIEALNSSIAVIKSRLEKLQEMLDKAEGPEALPDERKEMEELKALLPEIQEKVEDATEGLKTASSSAEAVKGVLDGASTSSSFPGSAVQNGDSSSNSAVIGTSANGVASTNGVGSTNGHASTAPVSDISHLVRKKRKPEESPVKEGAVKKVKQADVQEADTNAAHKATGDANGHAMEVESK; this is translated from the exons ATGGAGGAGGCCAACAAGCTAATCGGCACCGGCAAGAAGCACCTGGTGATGGGGAAGGCGGTGGAGGCGGTGAGCGCCCTGCAGGAGGCCTGCGGCATGCT agcaAAAAAGTTTGGAGACACAGCCGACGAGTGCGGAGAGGCTTTCTTCTGGTACGGAAAAGCACTCCTGGATTTGGCACG GATGGAGAACACAGTCCTGGGTAATGCACTGGAAGGAGTgcctgaggaagaggaggaggagggagaagaaaaaccTCCAAAAGACTCCAACATTGAGGGCACAGAAAATATTGATG AGAAGACCAGGGACGAGCTGAGGGTTCAGGTGTACGACGCCATGGcggagaagaaaaaggaagaggggaAGCAGAGCGAGGACGCAGAGAAGGCCGAGGCCGGAGATGAACAACGGAAAACTGAAAAAGTAGAAGGAGACGAGGAAAAGAAACCTGACGTCAATGGAAGCAAGCCTGATGAAAGCAAAGACGAGAAGGCAGACAAGGAGGCCGAGAAGGAAACTGCTGTTAAGGAAGACGAAGAAAAATCgcctgaaaaggaaaatgaggaagaaaaatcaGCTGAAGAGGAAGCAG ACGGCGAGGAAGAGGATGGCGATGAAGCAGAAATGGACGGTGATGCAGAAGAGCAAGTTGAAGGAGAAGGCACTGGTGATAAG GACAGCGACGATGAGGAGGTGGGGAACCTACAGCTGGCCTGGGAGATGCTGGAAGTGGCTAAAGCTATCTACACAAG GAAAGACACTAAGGAAGATCAGCTAATGGCAGCTCAGGCTCACCTCAAGCTTGGGGAAGTTTCTGCTGAATCAG GAAATTACACTCAGGCGCTGGAGGACTTCCAGGAGTGTCTGAAGCTGCAGGTGAAGCACCTGGACCCAGACAGCCGGCTGCTGGCTGAGACTCACTACCAGCTGGGTGTGACCTACAGCCTGAACCTCCAGTACACTGAGGCCATCGAGGCACTCAACAGCTCCATCGCCGTCATAAAGAGCAGGctgg AAAAACTGCAGGAGATGCTGGACAAGGCTGAGGGTCCGGAGGCTCTGCCAGACGagaggaaggagatggaggagctgaaggctCTGCTGCCAGAGATccaggagaaggtggaggacgCCACCGAAGGCCTAAAAACAGCCAGCTCTTCTGCAGAGGCTGTGAAGGGTGTACTG GACGGagcctccacttcctcttcatTCCCTGGTTCCGCTGTACAGAACGGCGACTCTTCGTCCAACTCAGCA GTTATTGGCACGTCAGCCAACGGAGTCGCTTCAACCAATGGCGTCGGCTCAACCAACGGACACGCCTCCACAGCTCCAGTCTCTGACATCTCCCACCTGGTCAGAAAGAAG aggaaaccagaggagagTCCAGTGAAGGAGGGCGCCGTCAAGAAGGTGAAGCAGGCCGACGTTCAGGAGGCTGACACTAACGCGGCTCACAAAGCCACAGGAGATGCCAACGGACACGCCATGGAAGTGGAGAG tAAGTGA
- the prdx1 gene encoding peroxiredoxin-1, whose amino-acid sequence MAAGNAHIGKLAPDFTAKAVMPDGDFKDVKLSDYRGKYVVFFFYPLDFTFVCPTEIIAFSDAADEFRKIGCEVLAASVDSHYSHFAWINKPRKQGGLGSMKIPLISDTRRTISTDYGVLKEDEGIAYRGLFIIDDKGILRQITINDLPVGRSVEETLRLVQAFQFTDKHGEVCPAGWKPGSDTIKPDVQKSKDFFSKQ is encoded by the exons ATGGCTGCTGGCAATGCACATATCGGAAAACTGGCCCCGGACTTCACAGCCAAGGCGGTGATGCCAGACGGAGACTTTAAGGATGTGAAGTTGTCAGACTACAGAG GAAAGtatgttgtctttttcttctatCCCCTGGATTTCACCTTTGTGTGTCCCACTGAGATCATCGCTTTCAGCGATGCGGCCGACGAATTCAGGAAGATCGGCTGCGAGGTCCTCGCTGCCTCTGTTGACTCGCACTACTCTCATTTTGCATG GATCAACAAACCACGGAAGCAGGGTGGCTTAGGATCCATGAAGATTCCCCTGATATCTGACACACGACGCACCATCTCCACTGATTATGGTGTCCTGAAGGAGGATGAGGGCATCGCCTACAG ggGTCTGTTCATCATTGACGACAAGGGTATCCTGAGGCAGATTACCATCAACGACCTCCCAGTAGGACGCTCTGTTGAGGAGACCTTGCGTTTGGTTCAAGCCTTTCAGTTCACAGACAAGCACGGAGAAG TCTGCCCAGCCGGCTggaaaccaggaagtgacaCCATCAAGCCCGATGTCCAAAAGAGCAAAGACTTCTTCTCCAAGCAGTAA
- the zte38 gene encoding zebrafish testis-expressed 38 isoform X1, with the protein MAAGKMCIRKKKEETAEWTGLFLNDLKTKQESLVFMKRMMAVAVSSITYLRGIFPEDAYRSRYLEDLCIKLLRENCNTPGACKVVKWMMGCFDALEKQYLQLVYIGVYTNPDEPNCIIESYQLKFRYTKKGPEMDVLRNSDMKMQVTLEDTKRASVLLIRKLYLLMQNLGALPSNVYLTMKLYYYDDITPADYQPPGFKEGECDSLWFEGVAVHFKVGEVQTAFHGLRVRVSAEQGRLEKLQEGSHFREAKQVSPEREMMDHRKTINDEEALPSEDESAQFKKPTRPLAKRKASAKTLARKKRRI; encoded by the exons atggcTGCTGGAAAAATGTGCAtaaggaagaaaaaggaggaaacgGCTGAG TGGACGGGGCTATTCCTGAACGACCTAAAAACCAAGCAAGAGTCTCTGGTCTTCATGAAGAGGATGATGGCTGTGGCCGTCTCATCCATCACTTATCTCAGAGGGATTTTCCCAGAGGATGCCTACAGATCCAGATACCTCGAAG ATTTGTGCATCAAACTTTTGCGTGAAAACTGCAATACTCCTGGTGCCTGCAAAGTAGTGAAATG GATGATGGGCTGCTTTGATGCATTAGAGAAGCAGTAT CTCCAGCTTGTATACATTGGG GTCTACACCAACCCAGATGAACCTAAT TGCATTATTGAGTCCTACCAGCTCAAATTCAGATACACTAAAAAGGGACCAGAGATGGACGTGCTCAG GAACAGTGACATGAAGATGCAGGTGACCCTGGAGGACACCAAGAGAGCCTCAGTGCTGCTCATCAGGAAGCTCTACCTGCTTATGCAGAACCTGGGCGCTCTCCCCAGCAATGTCTACCTCACCATGAAGCTCTACTACTACGACGACA TCACCCCTGCAGATTACCAACCACCAGGCTTCAAGGAGGGTGAATGTGACAGTTTGTGGTTTGAAGGCGTGGCTGTGCACTTCAAGGTGGGTGAGGTGCAGACGGCCTTCCACGGCCTGAGAGTTCGTGTGTCAGCGGAGCAGGGCCGGCTGGAGAAGCTTCAGGAAGGGAGCCACTTCAGGGAGGCTAAGCAGGTTTCTCCAGAGAGGGAAATGATG GATCATCGTAAGACGATCAATGACGAGGAAGCTCTACCTTCTGAAGATG AGTCTGCTCAGTTCAAGAAGCCAACAAGACCTCTGGCAAAG AGAAAAGCTTCAGCCAAAACTCTGgcgaggaagaaaagaagaatttag
- the zte38 gene encoding zebrafish testis-expressed 38 isoform X2: MKRMMAVAVSSITYLRGIFPEDAYRSRYLEDLCIKLLRENCNTPGACKVVKWMMGCFDALEKQYLQLVYIGVYTNPDEPNCIIESYQLKFRYTKKGPEMDVLRNSDMKMQVTLEDTKRASVLLIRKLYLLMQNLGALPSNVYLTMKLYYYDDITPADYQPPGFKEGECDSLWFEGVAVHFKVGEVQTAFHGLRVRVSAEQGRLEKLQEGSHFREAKQVSPEREMMDHRKTINDEEALPSEDESAQFKKPTRPLAKRKASAKTLARKKRRI, from the exons ATGAAGAGGATGATGGCTGTGGCCGTCTCATCCATCACTTATCTCAGAGGGATTTTCCCAGAGGATGCCTACAGATCCAGATACCTCGAAG ATTTGTGCATCAAACTTTTGCGTGAAAACTGCAATACTCCTGGTGCCTGCAAAGTAGTGAAATG GATGATGGGCTGCTTTGATGCATTAGAGAAGCAGTAT CTCCAGCTTGTATACATTGGG GTCTACACCAACCCAGATGAACCTAAT TGCATTATTGAGTCCTACCAGCTCAAATTCAGATACACTAAAAAGGGACCAGAGATGGACGTGCTCAG GAACAGTGACATGAAGATGCAGGTGACCCTGGAGGACACCAAGAGAGCCTCAGTGCTGCTCATCAGGAAGCTCTACCTGCTTATGCAGAACCTGGGCGCTCTCCCCAGCAATGTCTACCTCACCATGAAGCTCTACTACTACGACGACA TCACCCCTGCAGATTACCAACCACCAGGCTTCAAGGAGGGTGAATGTGACAGTTTGTGGTTTGAAGGCGTGGCTGTGCACTTCAAGGTGGGTGAGGTGCAGACGGCCTTCCACGGCCTGAGAGTTCGTGTGTCAGCGGAGCAGGGCCGGCTGGAGAAGCTTCAGGAAGGGAGCCACTTCAGGGAGGCTAAGCAGGTTTCTCCAGAGAGGGAAATGATG GATCATCGTAAGACGATCAATGACGAGGAAGCTCTACCTTCTGAAGATG AGTCTGCTCAGTTCAAGAAGCCAACAAGACCTCTGGCAAAG AGAAAAGCTTCAGCCAAAACTCTGgcgaggaagaaaagaagaatttag
- the aldh9a1b gene encoding 4-trimethylaminobutyraldehyde dehydrogenase B produces the protein MFQRLAAFPGRRRAVAPLAAAARCVSSGSVDITAPLNFWAGKRRTCPEEGSKERVYEPATGRVLCHLDSCGAVEVNQAVKSAKSAFDQWSKLSGMERARIMIEAAHIVEARREEIAEMEVVNNGKSITEARMDVDSARLCIEYYAGMASILAGQHIQLPGGSFAYTRREPLGVCVGIGAWNYPFMIASWKSAPALACGNSMVFKPSPVTPVTAVLLAEIYAKAGAPEGLLNVVQGGQETGSLLCHHPDVAKVSFTGSVPTGQKIMEMASKGVKPVTLELGGKSPLLIFQDSDLENAVRGALMANFLSQGQVCSNGTRVYVQRSILPEFVKEVVKRTKAIQIGDPMLESTRMGALVSRPHLDKVLSFVDQAKKEGAKVLCGGEPFVPSDPKLKGGYYMTPCVLGDCTDDMTCVKEEIFGPVMSVLSFETEEEVLLRANDTTMGLAAGVFTRDVSRAHRVVEHLKAGSCFINNYNITPVEVPFGGFKMSGIGRENGQVTIEHYTQLKTVFVEMGDVDSLF, from the exons ATGTTCCAGAGGCTCGCTGCGTTCCCGGGCCGGAGGCGGGCCGTCGCTCCTCTCGCGGCGGCGGCACGGTGCGTCTCCTCGGGCTCCGTGGACATCACGGCCCCGCTGAACTTCTGGGCCGGGAAGAGAAGGACGTGCCCGGAGGAAGGCAGCAAGGAAAGAGTCTACGAACCTGCAACGG GACGAGTCTTGTGTCACCTGGACTCGTGTGGTGCCGTGGAGGTTAATCAGGCTGTGAAGTCCGCCAAGTCAGCCTTTGACCAATGGAGCAAACTGTCAGGGATGGAGAGGGCGAGGATCATGATAGAGGCCGCCCATATCGTTGAG GCCAGGAGAGAGGAGATCGCTGAAATGGAGGTGGTCAACAATGGGAAGTCCATCACAGAGGCCCGCATGGATGTGGACTCTGCCAGACTGTGCATAGAGTACTACGCAGGAATGGCCAGCATTCTGGCAG GCCAACATATCCAGTTGCCCGGTGGCTCCTTTGCCTATACTCGCAGGGAGCCCCTAGGAGTCTGTGTCGGCATCGGTGCTTGGAACTATCCGTTTATGATAGCTTCGTGGAAGTCCGCTCCAGCCCTGGCCTGTG GTAACTCCATGGTGTTTAAGCCGTCACCAGTGACCCCTGTGACAGCCGTCCTCTTGGCAGAGATCTATGCAAAGGCCGGAGCTCCAGAGGGGCTGTTGAACGTGGTGCAGGGCGGCCAGGAGACTGGCAGCTTACTGTGTCACCACCCTGATGTCGCTAAGGTGTCCTTCACTGGGAGCGTCCCCACAGGACAGAAG ATTATGGAGATGGCATCTAAGGGGGTTAAACCGGTGACGTTGGAGCTGGGGGGGAAATCTCCCCTGCTCATCTTTCAGGACAGTGACCTGGAGAACGCTGTGAGGGGAGCTCTCATGGCCAACTTCCTGTCTCAAGGCcag GTGTGCAGCAATGGCACAAGGGTCTATGTTCAGAGATCTATTCTGCCTGAGTTTGTGAAGGAGGTGGTGAAGAGGACCAAAGCAATTCAAATAGGAGACCCTATGTTAGAAAGCACCAGGATGGGAGCACTGGTCAGCCGGCCGCATCTAGATAAAGTCCTGTCATTTGTTGACCAAGCAAAGAAAGAG GGAGCCAAAGTGTTGTGTGGAGGTGAACCTTTTGTCCCGTCCGATCCCAAACTCAAAGGTGGATACTACATGACTCCATGTGTACTGG GCGACTGCACAGATGACATGACTTGTGTAAAGGAGGAGATCTTTGGCCCAGTCATGTCTGTGTTGTCCTTTGAAACCGAAGAGGAGGTGCTCCTGAGAGCCAATGACACCACTATGGGTCTGGCTGCAGGAGTTTTCACCAG gGATGTGAGTCGAGCCCATCGTGTGGTCGAACACCTCAAAGCTGGTTCCTGTTTCAtcaacaactacaacatcacTCCTGTGGAGGTGCCTTTTGGAGGCTTCAAAATGTCAG GTATAGGACGGGAGAACGGCCAAGTGACAATTGAACACTACACCCAGCTGAAGACTGTGTTTGTGGAGATGGGAGACGTGGACAGCCTGTTCTAG
- the uck2b gene encoding uridine-cytidine kinase 2-B isoform X1 produces MAGDNEAHLRDRGENTTVIRQPFLIGVSGGTASGKSSVCEKIMELLGQNKIDHHQRQVAILSQDSFYKVLTPEQKAKALKGQFNFDHPDAFDSELIMQTLRQILEGETVQIPVYDFVTHSRKDEFVTVYPADVVLFEGILMFYSQEIRDLFQMKLFVDTDPDTRLSRRVLRDISERGRELEQVLAQYITFVKPAFEEFCLPTKKYADVIIPRGADNLVAINLIVQHIQDILNGGPTKRHNGCINGHATPRQRRTSESSSRPH; encoded by the exons ATGGCCGGGGATAATGAGGCACATCTCAGGGACCGCGGCGAGAACACCACGGTCATTAGACAACCTTTCCTCATCGGTGTCTCCGGAGGCACCGCCAGCGGCAAG TCGTCGGTATGTGAGAAGATCATGGAGCTGCTGGGGCAGAACAAGATTGATCACCACCAGCGGCAGGTGGCGATCCTCAGCCAGGACAGCTTCTACAAGGTGCTAACTCCAGAGCAGAAAGCGAAGGCGCTAAAGGGCCAGTTCAACTTTGATCACCCAG ATGCCTTTGACAGTGAGCTGATCATGCAGACACTCAGGCAGATCCTGGAGGGGGAGACTGTCCAGATCCCAGTTTATGACTTTGTCACTCATTCCAG GAAAGACGAATTTGTCACGGTGTATCCGGCTGACGTGGTCCTGTTTGAGGGCATCCTCATGTTTTACTCACAGGAAATCAGAGATCTGTTCCAGATGAAGCTGTTTGTTGACACAGATCCAGACACACGGCTCTCGCGTCGAG TTCTGCGAGACATCAGTGAGCGCGGTAGAGAGCTGGAACAAGTCCTGGCTCAGTACATCACTTTTGTGAAACCAGCGTTTGAGGAGTTCTGCTTACCA ACAAAGAAGTATGCTGATGTGATTATTCCACGAGGAGCAGATAACCTTG TGGCCATCAACTTGATAGTACAGCACATTCAAGACATTCTGAACGGCGGACCAACCAAGCGCCACAACGGCTGCATTAACGGCCACGCCACTCCGCGGCAGAGGCGGACCTCCGAGTCAAGCAGCCGGCCTCATTGA
- the uck2b gene encoding uridine-cytidine kinase 2-B isoform X2, whose translation MELLGQNKIDHHQRQVAILSQDSFYKVLTPEQKAKALKGQFNFDHPDAFDSELIMQTLRQILEGETVQIPVYDFVTHSRKDEFVTVYPADVVLFEGILMFYSQEIRDLFQMKLFVDTDPDTRLSRRVLRDISERGRELEQVLAQYITFVKPAFEEFCLPTKKYADVIIPRGADNLVAINLIVQHIQDILNGGPTKRHNGCINGHATPRQRRTSESSSRPH comes from the exons ATGGAGCTGCTGGGGCAGAACAAGATTGATCACCACCAGCGGCAGGTGGCGATCCTCAGCCAGGACAGCTTCTACAAGGTGCTAACTCCAGAGCAGAAAGCGAAGGCGCTAAAGGGCCAGTTCAACTTTGATCACCCAG ATGCCTTTGACAGTGAGCTGATCATGCAGACACTCAGGCAGATCCTGGAGGGGGAGACTGTCCAGATCCCAGTTTATGACTTTGTCACTCATTCCAG GAAAGACGAATTTGTCACGGTGTATCCGGCTGACGTGGTCCTGTTTGAGGGCATCCTCATGTTTTACTCACAGGAAATCAGAGATCTGTTCCAGATGAAGCTGTTTGTTGACACAGATCCAGACACACGGCTCTCGCGTCGAG TTCTGCGAGACATCAGTGAGCGCGGTAGAGAGCTGGAACAAGTCCTGGCTCAGTACATCACTTTTGTGAAACCAGCGTTTGAGGAGTTCTGCTTACCA ACAAAGAAGTATGCTGATGTGATTATTCCACGAGGAGCAGATAACCTTG TGGCCATCAACTTGATAGTACAGCACATTCAAGACATTCTGAACGGCGGACCAACCAAGCGCCACAACGGCTGCATTAACGGCCACGCCACTCCGCGGCAGAGGCGGACCTCCGAGTCAAGCAGCCGGCCTCATTGA
- the czib gene encoding CXXC motif containing zinc binding protein, giving the protein MVKFGLQFKATLENVTNVRPFGEDFRWFLKLKCGNCGEIPDKWQYITLVESVPLKGGRGSASMVQKCKLCARENSIDILGDTITPYNAEDSERFKTMVQFECRGLEPVDFQPQAGFAAEGAESGTKFPEVNLLEKDWTDYDEKVSESVGIYEVTHQFIKC; this is encoded by the exons ATGGTG AAATTTGGGCTACAATTCAAGGCCACCCTGGAAAATGTCACCAACGTGAGGCCGTTTGGAGAAGACTTCCGCTGGTTTCTGAAG CTCAAGTGTGGAAACTGTGGCGAGATCCCGGATAAATGGCAGTATATAACTTTAGTG gagAGTGTGCCTctaaagggaggaagagggagtgCCAGCATGGTGCAGAAGTGCAAACTTTGCGCCAGAGAGAACTCTATAG ATATCCTGGGAGACACAATCACACCTTACAAT GCTGAGGACAGCGAGCGCTTCAAGACAATGGTGCAGTTTGAGTGTCGAGGTCTGGAGCCCGTTGACTTCCAGCCACAA GCTGGCTTTGCTGCAGAGGGAGCAGAGTCTGGAACAAAGTTTCCTGAAGTTAATCTACTAGAAAAA GACTGGACGGACTACGATGAGAAAGTCAGTGAGTCGGTTGGAATATATGAGGTCACACACCAGTTCATCAAATGCTGA